The genome window CCTGTCCCTACTGCCCGGGCCAGGTCATCAATGCGGTGCGCGCCGCCGTGGAACGGCCAGAACTCGTTCGCGTCCGGTGTGTGGAGACCGGCGAGAACCCCGAGCTGTCTATGCATTTCAAGGTCGGCTCCGTGCCCCATACGGAAATCTTCGGGCCCGATGACGGCCGCCACACCATGCTGGGCTACATGCCCGAGGAACGGTTCGTCATCGAGATGGCCACCCTCAAGGACGCGGAACAACTGGCCCACGAAATGGGCGCGCACCCCGGCGGCGGGCACGAGGCCGCAGCCGAGGTCGATGTCGTCATCGTGGGTGCGGGGCCTGCCGGGCTTACCGCGGGCATTTACGCCGAGCGCGCGGGCCTGCGCGCCGTTGTCTTGGAAAAGGGGCTTATCGGGGGCCAGGTCGCGCTGACGCCCATGGTCGAGAACTATCCCGGCTTCCCCACCGTGCCCGGCAAGCAGCTCATGGACATCATGAGCCAGCACGCCCGAGAATACGTGAACATCATGGAGGGCGAGGAGGTCTCGGAGGTCAAGATCGGCCGCAACATCGAGGTCTTCACCAACCGGGGGGCCTATGTGGCCCAGGGGCTGATCATCGCCACGGGCGCGACCTGGAGCCAGCTCGGCGCGCCCGGCGAACAGGAATTTTTCGGCAAGGGCGTCAACTACTGCGCTTCCTGCGACGGCTACCTGTTCAAGAAAAAGAAGGTGGTCATCGTGGGTGGCGGCAATACCGCGCTCACCGATGCGCTGCATCTCAAGAACCTGGGCGTGGACGTGACCCTGGTGCACCGCCGCGACGCCTTCCGGGGCGAAAAACGGCTGCAGGATTCCGTGAAACGCGAAAACATTCCCGTGATCTGGAATACCATGGTGGAGGAGATCACGGGCGAGGACGGGCATGTCACGGCCGTGAAGCTGCGCAACATCAAGGACGACGCCATCACCGAAATGCCCGTGGACGGTGTGTTCATCGCCATCGGCCAGCGCGCCAACACCGAGCTGGCCCGCATGGTGGGACTGACCCTCACCGCGCAGGGGTACGTCCAGGTGGATGCGGGCATGCGCACCAACATCCCGCGCATCTATGCGGCGGGCGACATCACCGGCGGCGTGCAGCAGATCGTCACGGCCATCGGCGAAGGGTCCGTGGCCGCCATGTCCGCCTTCGAGGATCTCAGCGATCCGTATTGGAAGAAATAAACCTTCCCCTCCCCTTCAACCCTTCAAAACATAGTGAACAAAACCGCCCGACGGCTTGCAGAGCCGTCGGGCGGTTTCTGTCGACAAGTCCAGGGATTGCAAAGGGGAGTATCACCATTGCCCATCTAAGGCGTTCTCTCATTCCAGAGGAGCCAGCTTCCACTTGACGCGCAGATCGCGAATGGTGCCGTCCTCCAGCATCTCCCGCATGGAGCGGTCCAGCGCCCGCAGCTTGAGGCAGGCCTGCGGGTCGCTCCTGCGGGCAATGGCGTATTCCAGCCCATTGTGAAAGACCGGCAGCTTGCGGAGCTGGTCCGTAATCTCCATCTGGCGGGCCACATAGTCCCAGTTGGCCTCGTACCCGGCAAAGGCCTGCACGCGCCCGGAAAGCAGCATGCCGAACCCCAGCTCGATGCTGTTGACCTCGTACTTGCGAAGCTGGTCCGGCTGGATGGCTTCCCATTCGTCGCCGTAGCTGAATCCGCGCTGCACGGCCACGTTCATGAACGGAAGGCGGTCCAGCCCGGCCCACTCAAGCGTGCTGTCCTTGCGCACGTAGAGCAGGGCTCTTGAATCGTTGACCGGAACTTTTCCGAAAGTGAATATCTTCTCGCGCGACGGCGTCTTGGTGGCCGGGAAAAGGAGGTCGTATTCGCCCTGCATTGTCGCCCTGTAGGCGCGCTTCCAGGGAGCCACCGACAGCTCTATGGAAAACCCCGCCCGGTGCAGGGCCTCGCGGATGATGTCCCAGCTGTATCCCTGGAAGTGCAGGGAATCCTCGCCCGGGGTGAGAAGCTCCCTGTGGACGGACTTGAGGGCGGGGATGGTGAAGCAATAGGGGGCGTACCCGAACAGGGTCACCACCCGCGCCACGGGCTGCTCGGCGCGCGCCAGACAGGGCGCGGCAAGAAGCAGCAGCAGGCACAGGCCCGGGATCCCCCTTCGCAGTTTCGCAAACATGCCTCACCATACCCCATGGTGGAGGTCTGCGTCCACAGCGCCGACTATTTCACGAGCGCCTTTCGGAAGGTTTCCGCCACGCGCAGCAGGTTCTCCGGCCAGTCGTATGCCAGGGGGTCGGCCTTGACCACCTGCCCGTCTATGGCCTCGGCAATGGTGCGGGCCGAGCGCTCCGAGAGCTGCGGCTGCACGAAGATGACCTTGATGTGGTGCTCCCTGGCGTGCTCGATGAGTTCGCCGAGCTGCCGGGGGCCGGGGGCCTTGCCTTCGCTCTCCACGGGAATTTGCACCAGGTGGTAGGTGCGGGCAAAATAGCCCCAGGCGGGATGGTAGACCATGAATTCGGCATGCTCCGGCACCCCGGCGAGTGTCTTCTGGATCTCCTGATGCAGGGCGTCCACCCGGCCCACGAAGGCGTTATGGTTCCTGCGGTAGGCGGCCTCGTTACCGGGGTCGATCTCGACAAGCCCGGCCAGGATGTTCCCGGCAACCTGTTTCACCAGCAGCGGCGAGGTCCAGATGTGCGGGTCCAGGCCCTGATGCCCATGCCCTTCGTGGTGCACTTCGGCCTCGTCGTGGGCGTGCGCCTGCATGGGAACCTTGCTGACGCCGTTGTCCAGGGGGAAGACGCGCAGGTTCGGATTGGCGCTTTTGAAGCGGGGTATCCAGTTCTTTTCCAGGCCGATGCCGATGGCGAAGAGCGCGTCCGCCTTGGCAATGGTCCGCATCTGGCTCGGTTTGGGCTCATAGGTGTGCGGGTCGGCTCCGGCCTCCACCAGGGCCGTGACCTCCACGTCCTGGCCCCCGATCTGTTCCACGAAGTACTTCACGGGCATGATGCCCACCACGGCGGTGACCTTGGCGGCGGCCGGGGCGGCAGTGAGAGCAATGGCCAGCAGGGCCGTGATCAGTAGGCGAATCATATGCATGCTCCTTGTATGTATGCGTTGTGGTTCAGGGCATATAAGCACAAATTCAGGCACAGGACAGCAGGAAATGGATATTTCCTGCGCATTGGGCCGCCCAAAGAAAAAGGCCCGCAAATGCGGGCCTTTCGTATTGCTGTGTTCCGGGCTTACTGCACCCGGGACTCACTTTTTTCCTTGGCTCCGGGGCGGGAGGCCTTGATGAGTATCTCGGTGACGTACTTGGACGCGTTGCTGGTGGTCCAGTAGTCGGTGACGTACCGCTCGTAGACCTCGTCGCTCAGGGCGTAGCCCTTGTCCTTGGCCCAGCGGGCGATCTTCTTGTAGGTCTCGTGGATCTGCTCGTGCGGGCCGATGTGGTAGCAGGAGACCATCATCTGGCCGCCGAAGCGGAAGGTGTTTTCCTCGCGCAGGGGCATGAGGGTCTTCTGCAGGATCTTGATGGGCTGCTCTCGGTCCTCCAGCCTGTCCTCCATGGAGGAGAACTGGATGATCACCGGGCCCGTGATTTCGTTTTCCACGGATTCCACGAAGTTGGTGAACTCGATGTTGATGATGGAATCCTTGATGTCATTCTCATAGGTCTGGTCCAGGAAAAGGAGCTTGGAGGTATCCACATACTTGACCGACACCTCGCGGATGTCGTTGTCGATGACGGTTTCCGCCTCCAGGATCAGGTCGTACCAGTCCTTGACCGAAACGTATTTTCTGCGGATCAGTTCCTGCTCGGCTTCCAGTTCCTTGATCTTGGACAGGAACGAGCGCTGGATGGAACGGTACACGTTGGTGCCGTGGCCCTCGATGAATTCCTTCATCTCTTCGAGGGTGAAGCCCATCTG of Salidesulfovibrio onnuriiensis contains these proteins:
- a CDS encoding FAD-dependent oxidoreductase, yielding MNPQYEQQNRKDDGWFLPEEARKQLEEHFKDLKGTVTLSVFNQEGENDPFNEYVDKFLGDLVRLSDKITVEHFDLESPEAEALGVETSPVIMFNRDTYDIRFMGAPLGEEGKSFLTALFLVSLGQSGLSGTSRGIMAELDEERTVQVFVNPTCPYCPGQVINAVRAAVERPELVRVRCVETGENPELSMHFKVGSVPHTEIFGPDDGRHTMLGYMPEERFVIEMATLKDAEQLAHEMGAHPGGGHEAAAEVDVVIVGAGPAGLTAGIYAERAGLRAVVLEKGLIGGQVALTPMVENYPGFPTVPGKQLMDIMSQHAREYVNIMEGEEVSEVKIGRNIEVFTNRGAYVAQGLIIATGATWSQLGAPGEQEFFGKGVNYCASCDGYLFKKKKVVIVGGGNTALTDALHLKNLGVDVTLVHRRDAFRGEKRLQDSVKRENIPVIWNTMVEEITGEDGHVTAVKLRNIKDDAITEMPVDGVFIAIGQRANTELARMVGLTLTAQGYVQVDAGMRTNIPRIYAAGDITGGVQQIVTAIGEGSVAAMSAFEDLSDPYWKK
- a CDS encoding substrate-binding periplasmic protein, coding for MFAKLRRGIPGLCLLLLLAAPCLARAEQPVARVVTLFGYAPYCFTIPALKSVHRELLTPGEDSLHFQGYSWDIIREALHRAGFSIELSVAPWKRAYRATMQGEYDLLFPATKTPSREKIFTFGKVPVNDSRALLYVRKDSTLEWAGLDRLPFMNVAVQRGFSYGDEWEAIQPDQLRKYEVNSIELGFGMLLSGRVQAFAGYEANWDYVARQMEITDQLRKLPVFHNGLEYAIARRSDPQACLKLRALDRSMREMLEDGTIRDLRVKWKLAPLE
- a CDS encoding metal ABC transporter solute-binding protein, Zn/Mn family, yielding MIRLLITALLAIALTAAPAAAKVTAVVGIMPVKYFVEQIGGQDVEVTALVEAGADPHTYEPKPSQMRTIAKADALFAIGIGLEKNWIPRFKSANPNLRVFPLDNGVSKVPMQAHAHDEAEVHHEGHGHQGLDPHIWTSPLLVKQVAGNILAGLVEIDPGNEAAYRRNHNAFVGRVDALHQEIQKTLAGVPEHAEFMVYHPAWGYFARTYHLVQIPVESEGKAPGPRQLGELIEHAREHHIKVIFVQPQLSERSARTIAEAIDGQVVKADPLAYDWPENLLRVAETFRKALVK
- a CDS encoding MerR family transcriptional regulator — its product is MSKICNISKKALRYYDKINLIPSQRHDYNNYRYYTYDALLAVPVIKYYKQMGFTLEEMKEFIEGHGTNVYRSIQRSFLSKIKELEAEQELIRRKYVSVKDWYDLILEAETVIDNDIREVSVKYVDTSKLLFLDQTYENDIKDSIINIEFTNFVESVENEITGPVIIQFSSMEDRLEDREQPIKILQKTLMPLREENTFRFGGQMMVSCYHIGPHEQIHETYKKIARWAKDKGYALSDEVYERYVTDYWTTSNASKYVTEILIKASRPGAKEKSESRVQ